A single genomic interval of Xiphophorus couchianus chromosome 2, X_couchianus-1.0, whole genome shotgun sequence harbors:
- the acd gene encoding adrenocortical dysplasia protein homolog: MPPWSKLTPWIENLILSYGNGDESGSQLRAHVIGVGQMTQSQARGSDGPKGLLFLSDGELKIPAVLTASAWEQLQEKEDRECFSSLLNTTVCLQDYRLRFHMDPEQTKSRFFLSVGELATTAAGPVKDNTPCCTSSASVRMKICRTWRSLLGQEDSQRSQTGLDLSELLGEWQHDCLQTLLRDIRERLLALRNPRPSTSAYTPPPNCTRWDLDRVRYKGEPSFTFPAKLLLIPYESKGQACSVQDVEWQITEPAGGDPVQSAGTAGDAGERCPLLMEDVAPFPDPTALLSANPWDMFPPLGISPSTSDSSPESTPKLDAAAMVTSTRLPVASTQLPVPSFLPPYQNQPAASFPPSSSAVTVHQSPPEPPASDGTDTVPESYRKPKRKRCEAEQQEEEEEEEVSGSPPSWLFDSHLGTPRNEDSPKQTRPAPKNIPGTHGDGRPFSYKYRVSDQNHQDFSRFRVAASLLHWALRYLLTPKPTEDPQSVD, translated from the exons ATGCCTCCCTGGAGCAAACTGACTCCCTGGATCGAGAATCTGATCCTTAGCTACGGGAACGGGGATGAGTCGGGCAGCCAGCTGAGGGCTCATGTCATCGGGGTGGGTCAGATGACCCAGTCCCAGGCTCGGGGCTCCGATGGCCCGAAGGGGTTGCTCTTCCTGTCCGACGGAGAGCTCAAGATCCCGGCCGTGCTCACCGCCTCTGCCTGGGAGCAGCTCCAGGAGAAGGAGGACCGGGAGTGCTTCAGCAGCCTCCTGAACACCACCGTGTGCCTGCAGGACTACCGGCTCCGGTTCCACATGGACCCGGAACAGACCAAGAGCCGGTTCTTCCTGTCAGTGGGGGAGCTGGCCACCACCGCGGCGGGTCCGGTTAAAGACAACACGCCCTGCTGCACCAGTTCGGCCTCGGTCCGGATGAAGATCTGCAGAACCTGGAGGTCCCTTCTTGGTCAGGAGGACTCCCAGCGGAGCCAGACCGGACTGGACCTGTCCGAACTGCTAGGAGAGTGGCAGCACGACTGCCTGCAGACACTGCTGCGGGACATCCGGGAGAGACTGCTGGCTCTCAGGAACCCCCGACCCTCCACCTCTGCTTACACTCCGCCTCCGAACTGCACCAGATGGGACCTGGACCGGGTCAGGTACAAGGGGGAACCGAGCTTCACCTTCCCGGCGAAGCTGCTTCTCATTCCGTATGAGAGCAAGGGACAGGCTTGCTCTGTGCAGGACGTGGAGTGGCAGATAACCGAACCGGCAG GTGGCGATCCAGTACAGAGTGCGGGAACTGCGGGGGACGCGGGTGAGCGTTGCCCTCTTTTGATGGAGGACGTCGCTCCTTTCCCAGACCCAACCGCCCTGCTTTCCGCCAACCCCTGGGACATGTTCCCCCCTCTGGGAATCAGCCCTTCCACCTCCGACTCGTCCCCGGAGTCCACCCCGAAACTGGACGCTGCTGCCATGGTAACCAGCACCCGACTTCCGGTTGCCAGCACCCAGCTTCCGGTCCCCAGCTTCCTGCCTCCTTACCAAAACCAACCCGCCGCCAGCTTCCCACCGAGCTCCTCAGCAGTCACCGTCCACCAGAGTCCACCAGAACCTCCTGCCTCAGACGGAACCGACACCGTTCCGGAAAGCTATAGGAAGCCCAAGAGGAAGCGATGCGAGGCAgaacaacaagaagaagaagaggaggaagaagtcAGTGGGAGTCCGCCATCTTGGCTCTTTGACTCCCACCTTGGAACTCCCAGAAACGAGGACAGTCCAAAACAGACCCGACCCGCCCCGAAAAATATCCCGGGCACCCACGGCGACGGCAGACCGTTCTCCTACAAATACAGAGTGTCGGATCAGAACCACCAGGACTTCAGCCGGTTCCGAGTGGCTGCGTCTCTGCTACACTGGGCTCTGCGGTATCTGTTGACTCCGAAACCAACAGAGGATCCGCAGAGCGTCGACTGA
- the psme3ip1 gene encoding PSME3-interacting protein isoform X1 yields MAGGEATGVDLSRKFVSESELDERRKKRQEEWEKVRKPDDPEEVPEEEYDSRCLYDRLQEQKDKKQQEFEEQFKFRNMVRGLDEDETSFLDEVSRQQVLVEKQRRDEEKQELLEYRSALVKQASASAESRRESEKKAGPKQSGAEPKTSHLSQAHLLVGAVKRRSSSQSSDGGKKPRVENTRGIGDRLAEQDGGSREAEDRRAIPGLTAKTPPSAAHGMLHLPSAAVCVGVLPGLCAYSGSSDSDSSSDSEDRFVRVCDRTTALPATVML; encoded by the exons ATGGCCGGGGGAGAAGCGACGGGCGTCGACCTCAGCAGGAAGTTTGTGTCCGAGTCGGAGCTCGacgagaggaggaagaagaggcaGGAGGAATGGGAGAAAGTCCGGAAGCCCGACGACCCGGAGG aggtccCGGAGGAGGAGTACGACTCCCGCTGCCTGTATGACCGGCTGCAGGAGCAGAAGGACAAGAAACAGCAGGAATTTGAGGAGCAGTTCAAGTTCA GAAACATGGTGAGGGGACTGGACGAGGACGAGACCAGTTTCCTGGACGAGGTTTCCCGGCAGCAGGTCCTGGTGGAGAAGCAACGCAGGGACGAGGAAAAGCAGGAGCTGTTGGAATACCGA AGCGCTCTGGTCAAGCAAGCGTCAGCATCCGCGGAGAGTCGTAGAGAGTCAGAAAAGAAGGCGGGGCCTAAACAGTCGGGGGCGGAGCCAAAGACCAGCCACCTGTCTCAGGCTCATTTATTAGTGGGAGCTGTGAAGAGACGCAG CTCCTCGCAGTCGTCAGACGGCGGCAAGAAGCCGAGGGTGGAGAACACGAGAGGAATTGGAGACAGACTCGCAG AGCAGGACGGAGGAAGCAGGGAAGCTGAGGACCGCCGAGCCATCCCCGGCCTCACGGCAAAGACGCCGCCGTCGGCCGCCCACGGCATGCTGCACCTGCCGTCGGCGGCCGTGTGCGTCGGCGTCTTACCGGGGCTGTGCGCGTACTCCGGCAGCAGCGACTCCGACAGCAGCTCGGACAGCGAAG ACAGATTTGTGAGAGTGTGTGACAGAACGACGGCGCTCCCTGCAACTGTCATGTTgtaa
- the psme3ip1 gene encoding PSME3-interacting protein isoform X2 encodes MAGGEATGVDLSRKFVSESELDERRKKRQEEWEKVRKPDDPEEVPEEEYDSRCLYDRLQEQKDKKQQEFEEQFKFRNMVRGLDEDETSFLDEVSRQQVLVEKQRRDEEKQELLEYRSALVKQASASAESRRESEKKAGPKQSGAEPKTSHLSQAHLLVGAVKRRSSSQSSDGGKKPRVENTRGIGDRLAEQDGGSREAEDRRAIPGLTAKTPPSAAHGMLHLPSAAVCVGVLPGLCAYSGSSDSDSSSDSEV; translated from the exons ATGGCCGGGGGAGAAGCGACGGGCGTCGACCTCAGCAGGAAGTTTGTGTCCGAGTCGGAGCTCGacgagaggaggaagaagaggcaGGAGGAATGGGAGAAAGTCCGGAAGCCCGACGACCCGGAGG aggtccCGGAGGAGGAGTACGACTCCCGCTGCCTGTATGACCGGCTGCAGGAGCAGAAGGACAAGAAACAGCAGGAATTTGAGGAGCAGTTCAAGTTCA GAAACATGGTGAGGGGACTGGACGAGGACGAGACCAGTTTCCTGGACGAGGTTTCCCGGCAGCAGGTCCTGGTGGAGAAGCAACGCAGGGACGAGGAAAAGCAGGAGCTGTTGGAATACCGA AGCGCTCTGGTCAAGCAAGCGTCAGCATCCGCGGAGAGTCGTAGAGAGTCAGAAAAGAAGGCGGGGCCTAAACAGTCGGGGGCGGAGCCAAAGACCAGCCACCTGTCTCAGGCTCATTTATTAGTGGGAGCTGTGAAGAGACGCAG CTCCTCGCAGTCGTCAGACGGCGGCAAGAAGCCGAGGGTGGAGAACACGAGAGGAATTGGAGACAGACTCGCAG AGCAGGACGGAGGAAGCAGGGAAGCTGAGGACCGCCGAGCCATCCCCGGCCTCACGGCAAAGACGCCGCCGTCGGCCGCCCACGGCATGCTGCACCTGCCGTCGGCGGCCGTGTGCGTCGGCGTCTTACCGGGGCTGTGCGCGTACTCCGGCAGCAGCGACTCCGACAGCAGCTCGGACAGCGAAG TTTAA
- the il17c gene encoding interleukin-17C, which produces MKLAQIFILALCAASVTMHRCYNEAEVEKAALKKLKKFPRPPDMTPSLNSSAGCPLELFKKPALEPLEDRSLSPWKYEIVSNTEFYPQTYTQAVCLCKGCIMSRNGTVIDNQDYNSAQVIGSWVFMKREKCKKGGYKLKPERRDVTMGCTCVRPSSSR; this is translated from the exons ATGAAATTAGCGCAG ATCTTCATCCTGGCGCTGTGCGCGGCGTCCGTGACGATGCATCGTTGCTATAATGAGGCCGAAGTGGAGAAGGCGGCgctgaagaagctgaagaaGTTCCCACGTCCCCCGGACATGACGCCCTCCCTCAACTCTTCTGCCGGCTGCCCGCTGGAGCTCTTCAAGAAGCCCGCCTTGGAGCCCTTGGAGGATCGCTCCCTGTCTCCCTGGAAATACGA GATAGTAAGCAACACTGAGTTTTACCCCCAAACGTACACCCAGGCCGTCTGCCTGTGCAAGGGCTGCATCATGTCCAGAAACGGCACGGTGATAGACAACCAGGACTACAACTCAGCTCAGGTGATCGGCTCCTGGGTGTTCAtgaagagggaaaaatgtaAGAAAGGCGGGTACAAGCTGAAACCGGAGAGACGGGACGTGACTATGGGGTGCACCTGCGTAAGGCCGTCCTCGTCACGCTGA